The window CCATGACAGATGCTGTAAAATTGTTAAGCAGCTGGGGCCTGGAGGTTGTTTTGGGCGATACTGTAAACGCATCATACCATCAATTTGCGGGCGATGATGCCTTTAGGGCTAAAGATATGCAGCGCTTTATTGATGACGATAGCATTAAGGCCATTATAGCCGCTCGCGGCGGTTACGGTACTATCAGGATGATAGATATGGTTGATTTTAGCCGCCTGGCTACGCAACCAAAATGGATGGTTGGCTTTAGCGATATTACCCTGCTGCATTCGCATATCATCAGCAATTACGGCTTGCCTTGTATACACGGGCAAATGCCGTTAAACATCCCGGATGCATCGGCCTATTCGCTCGAAACCTTGCGTAAGGCATTGTTTGGCGAGGAATTAAGTTATCAGTTGGCACCTAATCCATTAAACCGCGTTGGCGAAGGTAGTGGCCTATTAATTGGCGGCAACCTATCGTTACTGATAGCCGCATCCGGCTCGGTAAGTGATATGGATTATACTGGCAAAGTGCTTTTTATTGAGGATGTGGGCGAGTACCTGTACTCGATAGACCGCATGTTGCGCAACCTAAAACGTGCAGGTAAGCTTAAGCATTTGGCCGGCCTTATTGTAGGCGGCTTTACCGATATGAAGGATAACGATATCCCTTTTGGTCAAACCATCCCGCAAATTGTGATGGATGTAGTGCAAGAATACGATTACCCTGTTTGCTTTGATTTCCCGGCGGGCCACGTGCCTAATAATTGCAGCCTGGTGCTGGGCAAAAAAGTAAATCTTTCCGTTAACAACAACCTGGTTGATATTAATTACCTATAAACACATCTTAAACATTTACATTATGGCATTATTTGGCAGTTTAAACAATTACCGCAATACCGGTTTATTAATTATCAGGGTGGGCCTGGGCGCAATGATGGTGTACCACGGCTATCCCAAATTATTAGGAGGCCCCGAGGGCTGGGCCGGTTTGGGCACTTCAACAAAATATGTGGGCATTACCTTTTTACCTGTAGTATGGGGCTTTTTGGCTGCAGTAGTAGAAACCTTAGGCGGCTTTTTGTTTTTAATAGGCCTTGCCTTTAGGCCGGTTTGTTTGCTGCTGCTTATTAACCTTATAGTAGCCGCAGCTACCCATTTTGGCAAAGGCGATGGCCTGCAAGGCGCGGCACATGCTGTTGAATTAGCCTTTGTATTTGCAGGCTTACTTTTTGTAGGGCCGGGTAAGTATAGCGTTGATAAAAAATAGGCTATTTAATTAATGGCTCTTCCGTATACCTTTTTTACGCAATATAGTAACCCTGTATAAAAGATGCACCTGCTGCGGTAAGTTTTAGCCCAAAGATTACTGTCAAATAAAAAGCCCGCTTCGGTAAATACCGAAGCGGGCTTTTTAATGTTATATACTCAGTATTATCTTGAAGTGAATTCAAGATCTTCTTGTACCACACGGTAGCCACCACCACCAATGTATTGGTAGTTAACGTGGAACGTTTTAGTAGCAGGATCGTAAGTATTAGTTAACCCAGGTACCGGCTCGATAGGTTGAGCAGGACTAACTGAGCCACCAACCGTTACTTTGTTAGTAGCAGGGTCAACAGTAAGTTCTAAATCATAACCACCAAGGTCACCTACAGTAGTTGAAACTGTGTTTGGACCATTGGTACCTAAATATTTAGCCTCATCTATCGGTCTTGGACCACCTGTAGGGTGTGTAAATACACCTGTTGCATGGTAGTTACCTTCTAAGTAGTTTTTGATACCAACTGTTACAAGAATAGTATCTTTTCCTACTTTTGAAGTCAGGCCGCTTGCATCGGATATTTCGTAAGCAATTGCATATTTTTTGGTCAAATCGAATTTCGATCCGTCCAGTTTTACAGCAAATTTTTGGATATCCTGTCCTGCACCAAAGTTAACTGTGATGTCGCCACCTATAGAACCGCTAAGTGCTGCGTTGTTTAAAGACGCAATAGTTGTTGGTAAAAAGGTGTAATCAAGGTATGCCGAATCAACTGCAACTAAAGCAAGAGGCTTTAGAGTGACGGTGATTGCCTTTTTTAGATCAGCACTACTTGCTGCGTCTCTCCTGATGTTAAACAAGGTAACTTCCTTTATATCAGAAAACTTATCAAAGTATAAGTTTCGTAAAGGGGCTTCGTAAAGTCGTACAAAGGATGTACCCTTACCTTCTGATTGCTCGCCCTGGAATGAATCTTTACGGCAAGAGCCGAAAAGAACAACTACCGAAGCCGCAACAGCCAGATATTTTATTAAAGTATTTTTCATATCTTTTATTTTAAAAGTCTGTTAAAAATTATTGTACATCCCACCAAACACGTGAGTCTTGGCTATCGCCACCCGTTAACCTTGCAACAGCAGCATTTACGTTATCGGTGTTACTACCGTACTCGGTTGATGCATAGGTAAACCTTCTAACAATTTGTTTAGATGTGTTTACAGCATCAGGAGCAGGGGTTAACTCAGGATAACCCGACTTGCGCCATACATTCCATCCCTGATGACCATCCGGATAGCTTGTTATCCACCTTTGGATTGCAATTGCCTTAGTATTAGCACTTGTTAAACCAGGCTGAGGAGCATCAGTAACCACTACACCCGCTTGGGTATAATAACCTGCTGCTGGTGCACCAACACCCCATTGCTCATATGATTGATCAATACCACTTTTGTAAGTAGATCGAACCGATTCACCTGTCCAACCCAAGTTAGCAGCTTCTGCCCTGGCCAACCATGTTTCGGCAGATGTGATAACATAAACAATACCATCAGCAGCACGTAAATCGCCACGTAAAACACGTGCCCAATCATTGTTAGCATCGGTAAATGCAATTGCCTTACTACGTTCTAAACCGTAAGGGTTACCATTACTTGATGAACCTGTGCTACCTGCAGCTTCAGAATCGCCACCGTATGCATTGGTACGTGTATCGTTAAAACCTTTCATAATATCAGTCAAGGTTTGCGCTTCTGCATAATCTTTACGACCATCGTACAAGCTGTACCAGTTGCTTTTGTAGCTACCGCCAGGGAATTTAACCTGGAAGTTATCTGCGTTTGAAGTAATGCCACCTGCAGCTAAAGCCGCTTTAAATTGTGTTGCAGCATAATCGCTTGCGCCTGGGAACCTTTTTGACATTTGTACAGCAACCAACATTCTTAAAGAGTTTGCTGCCTTTTTCCACTTAGCAACATCACCACCATAAATAACATCACCGGCTAATGATGACGAACCATCAAAAGCTGCTACAGCTGATGTCAAGTTGGTAAGGATACCTTTGTAGATATCTTGTTGCTTATCGTAAACAGGGGTTATCGCATCTAAGCCTTTAAGGGCTTCGCTGTAAGGCACATCTCCCCAATCATCGGTAATTACCCAAAACAGGTACTGCTGTAATATAGATGCAGCTACTGATGTATTTTTGCTTTGGTTTAAGTTAATGATATTCTGCAAATCGTACAATATACCGCTGTAAGTACCTGTAAAAGAGTTTTGCGGTGTTGAATATAACGACGTACCAGAATATTGGGTTTCTGTAAAATACTGTGCGTACTGGCCGCCAGAAATAGCCTCTGTAAAATTTGAGGCATAACCGGCTACACCCACTTCTGCATTAGTTAACAGAGCCGAAATGATAGGCGTTGTAGTGGCCGCAGGGTTTACGTTTGTATCCCCAAAGTCGCTAGGCTTTTTACAACCGGCAGCTCCCCAAATCAATGCGGTTGTAAGTGTATATAAATATATTTTTTTCATCTTTTTATTGTTTAAATAATGTTTTTAGTTAAGCAATTATTAAAAACTTAAGCTAAGGTTAAAGCCTATGCCTCTTGTACCTGGCAATTGGCTTTGTTCACCAGTAACTGCACTGATCTGTGATGGATCAAAATCTTTTGTTTTGGCATATAATAACCAAAGGTCGCGACCAACAACTGCAAATTTAGCGCTCTTGATGTATTTAGAGATACCTAATTTAGCAGTAGGGATACGGTAACCAATAGAAAGCTCACGTAATTTTACGAAAGTAAGATCGTATATGTAATCATCAAAAGTTTTGTTGTTGTATAAGTTTTGGAAATAATCCTTAGCATTAACATAAAAGCTAACAGGGTTACCATCAACATCAACACCTGTGGTATGTACACCACCACCATCGGCAACAGCATCACGTATTGGGTTACCTTTATCGTTAACACCTGCAGTACGTGCAGTTAAACCGCTGTATGAACCCCACTGGTTTGATAACGAAACGAATTTACCACCAAATTGGTAGTCAATATTTACTCTCACATCAAAATCGTGGAACAGGTTGAAACTGTTTTGTAAACCACCCTGGTGTTTAGGTAATACGCTACCAAAGTATACGTTAGGATCATTTTTGTAGAAACCATTTGCATCAAGTACAGGCACACCTGCAGAGTTACGAAGGATACCATTACCAAAAATTTGACCCCACTCTTTACCTTTTTGTTGAATTAGGTAAGGCATGGTTGAACCCCAAACTTGTTGGCCACTAACGTTGATACGATCAACTTTGTATTTGTTGCTTATTTCTACAATGGTATTTCTAATTAAGTTTGAATAAGTTGCAGTAATATTCCAGTTAAAGTTTGGCGACTTAACAGGAGCAGCATCTAATTTAAACTCTAAGCCTGCTCTGGAGATTAAACCAATGTTGGTTAATATAGATGAAAAGCCAGAGGCTCCATTAACAGAGAGGGTATATGGTAATCCTTTTTGTGTAGCAGTAAAATAAGTAGAGCTAAAGCCTAAACGGTCATTCAGGAAGCGTAGATCTAAACCAAACTCTGTTGAACTAGCCACCGCGCCTTTAATAGCCGGGTCAACAAATTGATCTGGGGTAGCCATCAGAATGTTTCCGTTAAACTTGTTTGAACCCACTCCATAAGCAGAGCCCGGGTATCTGTAAGCACCGAAATTTTCGTTATTTGTTCCCAATGCATTAGGAATCTCTCCCCATGGTACTCTTGCTTTACCAAAGCTTAACCAGCTATCTTGTCCTTTAAGTAATTCGCTGAAAACGAATGAACCACCTAATGATTTTGATAAAACGCTATTGTGATCTGATGGTAAGGTTGAATACCAATCGTTACGTAAGCTACCGTTGATGAACAACACGTTTTTATAGCCTACGTTCAATAAACCAACTATTGCATTATATTTTTCTTTAACCCTACCGTTACCAAATGCCGGGTTAGATACCGAGTTACCAATGGTAAACAAGTTATCAATACCTAAACCGTCTACAGTACTTGCAGATAGGTCTTTATATGTCAGGTTATAAGAGTCTGTACCAACACTTGCATCAATGCTAAAGTCACTGATGGTCTTTTTATAGGATGCTAAAAACTCATAGTTTTCGCGGTTTGAGTTGTACTCGCTTGTTGAGTAGTAACCTTTACGACCAGTTTGTGTTTGGCTGTATTTTAACTCGGAATACTCTCTGCCTTCGTAATAACCAAACTCCTGGTTTTTACGGTAAGTAGCCCTTAAGTTTAAATCTTTAGTGATTTTGTAAGTTAAAGCTACGTTTCCGTATAAACGGTCGCGGTTTTGGTATTGTTTGTAAAAATCCTGGTAGGTATAAAAGTTGTAC is drawn from Inquilinus sp. KBS0705 and contains these coding sequences:
- a CDS encoding LD-carboxypeptidase is translated as MPTNQFWGAQPPSLKKGDKVAITCPAKKLSIPMTDAVKLLSSWGLEVVLGDTVNASYHQFAGDDAFRAKDMQRFIDDDSIKAIIAARGGYGTIRMIDMVDFSRLATQPKWMVGFSDITLLHSHIISNYGLPCIHGQMPLNIPDASAYSLETLRKALFGEELSYQLAPNPLNRVGEGSGLLIGGNLSLLIAASGSVSDMDYTGKVLFIEDVGEYLYSIDRMLRNLKRAGKLKHLAGLIVGGFTDMKDNDIPFGQTIPQIVMDVVQEYDYPVCFDFPAGHVPNNCSLVLGKKVNLSVNNNLVDINYL
- a CDS encoding DoxX family protein is translated as MALFGSLNNYRNTGLLIIRVGLGAMMVYHGYPKLLGGPEGWAGLGTSTKYVGITFLPVVWGFLAAVVETLGGFLFLIGLAFRPVCLLLLINLIVAAATHFGKGDGLQGAAHAVELAFVFAGLLFVGPGKYSVDKK
- a CDS encoding SusD/RagB family nutrient-binding outer membrane lipoprotein, with the protein product MKKIYLYTLTTALIWGAAGCKKPSDFGDTNVNPAATTTPIISALLTNAEVGVAGYASNFTEAISGGQYAQYFTETQYSGTSLYSTPQNSFTGTYSGILYDLQNIINLNQSKNTSVAASILQQYLFWVITDDWGDVPYSEALKGLDAITPVYDKQQDIYKGILTNLTSAVAAFDGSSSLAGDVIYGGDVAKWKKAANSLRMLVAVQMSKRFPGASDYAATQFKAALAAGGITSNADNFQVKFPGGSYKSNWYSLYDGRKDYAEAQTLTDIMKGFNDTRTNAYGGDSEAAGSTGSSSNGNPYGLERSKAIAFTDANNDWARVLRGDLRAADGIVYVITSAETWLARAEAANLGWTGESVRSTYKSGIDQSYEQWGVGAPAAGYYTQAGVVVTDAPQPGLTSANTKAIAIQRWITSYPDGHQGWNVWRKSGYPELTPAPDAVNTSKQIVRRFTYASTEYGSNTDNVNAAVARLTGGDSQDSRVWWDVQ
- a CDS encoding SusC/RagA family TonB-linked outer membrane protein — translated: MKKLLLVSLCFLMLGIAQVYAQNRTITGTVTSKDDGLPLPGVSVTVTGTTIGTQSNVSGKYTLSVPATAKSLTFSFIGFSRQQVAIGSTDVVSVSLASSASQLSEVVVTGVFGIKSNSRSSSNSAQVVGATALNTVRQTNLNNALAGKVAGLQVRSQSSAALGRNTEVRLRGAGGFGAGSGALYVVDGTVLPNADDLSPDDIEDVSVLQGPAASAQFGSQGANGAIVITTKKAKKNGGVGIDVNLGAQFDKAYILPNYQNSYGGGANADFTEYTWKAGDPDGWKALSGKYYPDYSDDSSWGPKLVGQEYIPWYAWAAGTKYSFKTATWDPQPSSASDFFQTGVNLNNSIAFNKAADDYSFKLSYNNQYVKGLIPTQDLKKNVLNLNASYDISKKLNFSANINYVNQKVNGEVNDSYANQTSGSFSSWYHRDIDMNIMKELRALQSPDGTYVSWNHLNPTAYDPANPSKFYAGNYWYNFYTYQDFYKQYQNRDRLYGNVALTYKITKDLNLRATYRKNQEFGYYEGREYSELKYSQTQTGRKGYYSTSEYNSNRENYEFLASYKKTISDFSIDASVGTDSYNLTYKDLSASTVDGLGIDNLFTIGNSVSNPAFGNGRVKEKYNAIVGLLNVGYKNVLFINGSLRNDWYSTLPSDHNSVLSKSLGGSFVFSELLKGQDSWLSFGKARVPWGEIPNALGTNNENFGAYRYPGSAYGVGSNKFNGNILMATPDQFVDPAIKGAVASSTEFGLDLRFLNDRLGFSSTYFTATQKGLPYTLSVNGASGFSSILTNIGLISRAGLEFKLDAAPVKSPNFNWNITATYSNLIRNTIVEISNKYKVDRINVSGQQVWGSTMPYLIQQKGKEWGQIFGNGILRNSAGVPVLDANGFYKNDPNVYFGSVLPKHQGGLQNSFNLFHDFDVRVNIDYQFGGKFVSLSNQWGSYSGLTARTAGVNDKGNPIRDAVADGGGVHTTGVDVDGNPVSFYVNAKDYFQNLYNNKTFDDYIYDLTFVKLRELSIGYRIPTAKLGISKYIKSAKFAVVGRDLWLLYAKTKDFDPSQISAVTGEQSQLPGTRGIGFNLSLSF